The Medicago truncatula cultivar Jemalong A17 chromosome 4, MtrunA17r5.0-ANR, whole genome shotgun sequence genome includes a region encoding these proteins:
- the LOC11419724 gene encoding putative F-box protein At3g21120: MAEAVMEEKVTNHIPYDISFSILSKLPLKSLKRFECVCNAWSLLFEDSHFMNEFRTNCISKSHSYYNDTSLILYQFIETHYSIRYSFYLLSGERFENRVKLDLPNPFQEENPFFDFIDCDIIAGTLCLKKQKTLVLWNPATHESKVIPPSPAESIPPYREASTLFHGFGYDHIQDDIKIIRYVHFCRINGGGLQLLNVRREDVPWNEISYEPLWEIYSVRCNSWRKLDFNMPNCWSGSSNERLYLNGICHWWHVTEDQDGHFLVSFDFSNEMFFTTEIPLDIPLDIGTNLSFRLTKRHLVVLNGSIASISWYLDTTTFHISILSELGVKESWTKLFVVGPLLYIERLIGVGMNGDIFLI; encoded by the coding sequence ATGGCTGAAGCTGTAATGGAAGAAAAGGTTACGAATCATATTCCTTATGATATTTCATTCTCTATTCTGTCAAAACTTCCTTTAAAATCTTTGAAACGATTTGAATGCGTATGCAATGCATGGTCTCTTTTATTTGAAGACTCTCATTTCATGAATGAGTTTCGCACTAACTGCATATCTAAGTCTCACTCTTACTACAATGATACATCTCTCATCTTATATCAGTTTATCGAGACTCATTATTCTATTCGTTACTCTTTCTATTTACTTTCTGGTGAGAGGTTTGAGAATCGAGTCAAATTAGACTTACCAAATCCATTTCAAGAGGAAAACCCTTTCTTTGATTTTATTGATTGTGATATTATTGCCGGAACTCTTTgccttaaaaaacaaaaaacacttgTATTGTGGAACCCAGCTACCCATGAATCTAAGGTCATTCCTCCTAGTCCGGCTGAGTCGATACCACCTTATCGAGAGGCTTCGACTTTATTTCATGGATTTGGTTATGACCATATTCAAGATGACATTAAGATTATTAGGTATGTGCATTTTTGTCGAATAAATGGTGGAGGTCTTCAACTTCTCAATGTGCGACGGGAAGATGTGCCATGGAATGAAATATCCTATGAACCTTTATGGGAGATTTATAGCGTAAGATGTAACTCTTGGAGAAAACTTGATTTCAATATGCCTAATTGCTGGAGTGGTAGTTCAAATGAGCGATTGTACTTGAATGGAATATGTCATTGGTGGCATGTGACTGAAGATCAGGATGGACAttttttggtgtcatttgacTTTAGCAATGAGATGTTTTTTACAACAGAGATACCCTTAGACATACCTTTAGACATAGGTACCAATTTGAGTTTTAGATTAACAAAGAGACATTTGGTGGTATTGAATGGATCCATTGCTTCGATCTCATGGTATTTAGATACAACTACTTTTCACATATCAATTTTAAGTGAACTCGGCGTGAAGGAATCGTGGACCAAACTCTTTGTTGTTGGACCATTGCTCTACATTGAGCGTCTTATTGGAGTGGGGATGAACGGTGATATTTTCCTAATATAA